In Tachypleus tridentatus isolate NWPU-2018 chromosome 7, ASM421037v1, whole genome shotgun sequence, a genomic segment contains:
- the LOC143256670 gene encoding zinc finger protein ZIC 1-like yields MLNPFMDPAHASALKLSPPHSMTCESTRAHMQGNHQFPTQVNGYAGPLTHSHHHGHVSGYAARDFFLRRDHMPTLASTLAAHDRLSSNRPEHHGMFVSSSANLHGSHHTGDPSSTHVLFPGLEYSTSPHSGHINGQVRLSLPRVDIYGHPDTFNQITSSRTDQLTDTYGAMNMVPHGAGSFFRYMRQSIKQEMTCLWIDHKQQTPKKPCNKTFNSMHDIVSHITVEHVGSAEYSNHTCFWQDCARESRPFKAKYKLINHIRVHTGEKPFPCPFSGCGKVFARGENLKIHKRTHTGEKPFKCEFEGCDRRFANSSDRKKHSHVHTSDKPYNCKVGGCDKSYTHPSSLRKHMKVHGKSPQPTSTASGSTGSNSSVSDYDSDTPSCATTSKNTYNSSAPIGPQSTVIVQGSDSHCHTTVPLFTNSGFGGCVGHPTNFSEWYVCQSSAGMSTPPSNENSPMSGITHHFHGSSY; encoded by the exons ATGTTAAACCCCTTCATGGACCCAGCCCACGCGAGTGCCCTTAAGTTGAGCCCACCGCACTCTATGACATGCGAATCGACAAGAGCCCACATGCAAGGAAACCATCAATTTCCAACTCAGGTTAACGGTTACGCTGGACCTCTCACCCATTCTCATCACCATGGGCACGTCAGCGGTTACGCTGCACGAGATTTTTTTCTCCGAAGAGACCATATGCCGACTTTGGCAAGTACTTTAGCTGCACACGACAGACTCAGTAGCAACAGGCCCGAGCACCATGGGATGTTCGTATCCTCCTCAGCGAATCTCCACGGGTCTCACCACACGGGAGATCCTTCCTCGACGCATGTGCTCTTTCCTGGTTTGGAGTACTCTACATCTCCCCACAGTGGACACATTAACGGCCAGGTCAGGTTATCGTTGCCCAGAGTGGATATTTACGGACACCCAGACACATTTAACCAAATTACCAGTTCAAGGACTGATCAACTGACCGATACCTATGGTGCCATGAACATGGTTCCTCACGGCGCAGGAAGTTTCTTTAGGTACATGCGACAGTCAATAAAGCAGGAAATGACGTGTCTATGGATAGACCATAAACAACAAACTCCTAAAAAACCTTGCAACAAAACGTTTAATTCCATGCACGATATAGTGTCTCACATCACGGTAGAACACGTTGGCAGCGCTGAATATTCTAACCATACATGTTTCTGGCAGGATTGTGCCCGCGAGTCGCGGCCGTTTAAAGCCAAGTACAAGTTGATCAACCACATACGGGTCCATACGGGGGAAAAGCCTTTTCCCTGTCCTTTCAGTGGCTGCGGGAAGGTATTTGCCAGGGGTGAAAACCTCAAGATTCACAAAAGAACTCACACGG GGGAGAAACCTTTCAAGTGCGAGTTCGAGGGTTGTGACCGAAGGTTTGCCAACAGTTCAGACCGAAAGAAACACTCTCACGTGCACACCAGCGACAAGCCTTACAACTGTAAGGTCGGAGGCTGTGACAAGAGTTACACCCACCCAAGTTCGCTGCGGAAACATATGAAAGTGCACGGGAAGTCTCCGCAGCCGACTAGTACAGCCTCGGGTTCTACGGGTAGCAACAGCTCCGTATCAGACTACGACAGCGACACGCCATCGTGCGCCACAACAAGTAAGAACACCTATAACAGCAGCGCGCCAATCGGTCCCCAATCGACAGTTATTGTGCAGGGTTCGGACTCGCATTGCCATACTACGGTACCACTGTTTACAAACTCCGGGTTTGGAGGGTGCGTAGGCCACCCGACTAACTTTAGTGAATGGTACGTGTGCCAATCTTCAGCAGGTATGTCCACACCTCCGAGCAACGAAAACTCTCCTATGTCCGGAATTACTCACCATTTTCACGGGTCGTCATATTAA